CTACGTACGTACTGTTCTTTAAATGAGACGCACCTATCTCAGTAACCGGTATAATTAACAAAGATTAAATCGATAGTTTAGATACACGTATTCTATGGTGGCAGAGTAGGTGCTGCTTTGCTGGCATTTACTATCACGCCAAGATTGTTAATCAGAGCCAGACTTTAAACCCGTAAAGACGAGTTTTACAACACTGTGATCGATGTCTTCACGAGGAAAGACAACAATCATGAATTTCATGTACAAATAATCCACCGATTGGTGAGTCAGAAATTATTTTGGGTTTAATATAGAATTGTGTGGTTGAATGAACGTCGACCACAAGCCATTTGCCGTCATTTTCCATTGAGCagtgtgtgcttttattgttGCAGACTGACAAACAATtgtgcaataataataatgttatttatatatatatatatatatatatatataatgttataaTGTTAATATTATAATGTTAGATAATGTTACAATGTCCTATAACTAACATTATTGTTATAGTGTAGTGTTATAATTCAGGATAACGGTGGTTTCATTCTGATGTGGTGTACGTCTTGACATCGACGTGGACGTACGAAACCTTTACTGCTTTTATCTGCCTTTCATAACTCAGAGCCACGCCTCTTACTGACGTCACCACACGTCACTGCTCAATACgtgtaaataaatatcagagccaacaGCAACGAGTCTGTGACCACAGACctctttaaatatattattaaatatattattaacaATAAAATTAACTATATTATTGACTATATAAATAACGATAACATTAACTATATTATTGACTATATAACTAACTATAACATTAACTATATTATTGACTATATAACTAACTATAACATTAACTATATCATTGACTATATAACTAACTATAACATTGACTATATCATTGACTATATAACTAACTATAACATTAATTATATTATTGACTATATAACTAACTATAACATTAACTATATTGCATTAATTACGTGTAcacaatgaataaaaatgaatctgcGTGTTACTGCTGCTAACACACTACGGatcatttatattcatttattttttcataacttttcttctaatgttactctgGTACATACTTGCATCACAGACAAATTGTTCGCATACAAACTTACTGTGAAAAGTCACgtacttctgtctttttttctcatattttgATTTTGACAATGGCCGCTCATTTCCGTTTTCTCCTTTTTAGTTGAAAACGAAAAATCAATGGTATTTTAATTGTATTGTGTAAACGGTAAAAAGAATCAGGAGGTTCTGATAGTTCCTTTTTAACGTTTAAACGAGAAATAAGGATGTACCCTAAAACGGAAATGACATCACTAAATAACCATCAGAAAAGAACGTCTGTGGTGGTGCGACCAGCTGTTGGAGACCAGCCTACACCAGAAGGTTTCCTTCACACTAGTGGAATTCAGCTTAATAATGAAATACCTCCCTGTGGTGCTCCGCCTGTTGGACGTTCTGATGTTTTGCTCCACAGGGTTCTGATCCGACTCGTTCTGATCTTTCATACATTTCCTTAAATAAATGTGgcttagggctgtcaacgaatattctatattcaaatatatatttgaatgtaaacatttatttatttttaatgaaaaaaaaacggtgGCGCGACTTTGCTTAGCGGGTGTCTGACTACTGACTGTAtactgcatgaataaaatagaccagatggctacaacagcttcatgcaccgCTTTGATCATTTGCCGTTTCCAGCCAATGAAACGTTCCGTGTTTACAGctcagctcgctcggagcgttcaatgtcggtacggtaaaactttcagtttcaatcacagAATGAAGCCTGACCTatttgggagagagagagagatctgcgGTCGTGGCCGTTAGTTaatgtacttatttttgtgcaggtaatatgttgttaaataggtttaaacttaaataaattacctatacgagtagttatgtctcgttgtattcatttgtcctgttattgatgCGTCTGTATTCGAatatctgtgttgttgtttttaagcgaatattcgaacatcctttttgagcaattttggcAGCCCTCCTGTGGCTGTGATGTAGTGCTCACTTCTAATCTGCTGCTGTgaagtgaacacaaacacacacgaaaCCAGTAGCTTTAGTAACACTGAGCTGTGGATAAAGTGATTATCATTGATCATTATTGCTGTTCAGGTTTATCAGGTGTGCTGatatgtccacacacacacacacacacacacacagtattataCAACCATACTCAAAATAATTCACAATAAAGGAGATAacatgtgtctctgcagcttcAGTCCTTCAGCTTCCTCCAGAAGTCTTTAGCAGAcagaagacaacaacacaaagtgccCTAtaagagttttagtgttgaggaaaatgagctctgtgtctttgtcctgatgaagataataatgtgtgagttctcccagcaggtggttgtgaagctgtggactctgctatgaatcaggctgaggacccagaggacggagtccgtccctctgaagctcctctgtgtggagaacatgacagccagaccacagctcagaggtgagaggaccatctccaactgtcctccactcttcTCCaagtcccaacgtctctgactcactgactctgcttctacatgtgtgaccaggacccatcagacaCCTGGACTTGGAGCTGGATATGGACCTGATCCTGAACCCACATGTGTGTCCATGAGGAGTGATCAGTCTAAAGGTGCTgggattgacttcaaagatggacgtcgttcttatgacccagagtaagttcttaacagatgaagaactgttatgaattacagaaataaagatgttgtttttatgaccacagtaagaactaaaaccagatgaaactgatgactaactgtcactcaaataacaaactgtccgtcatcatcgacagtcttcagcatctggttttcatcaagatcaatcatgacagaagccaatatctttaactcatgttgtgttggtgttgatggtccaaacaccatgtgagctgatggttcattttcctccacagagaggaccagaagagctcagaggttccctcaggtccgtctgccccggggagaatgaagcaggaggagctggctgagcgtctgcagagcagtaagaggatttctctacagacttaccatgctgatgaatgagaccttcactaatgtctcaagagacggacagaatatattcataatcATTCTCTGAgcaaaggacatgttgaaatctattcttttACTccttgatcttctttgttgtcttcattcaggacttcttcctgcagattgtcagcgtgaactcaaatccaacctgaagaagaagttccagtgtgtgtttgaggggatcgctaaagcaggaaacccaacccttctgaatgagatctacacagagctctacatcacagagggagggactgcagaggtcaatcaagaacatgaggtcagacagattgaaacagcatccagaagaccagccagaccagaaacaaccatcagactagaagacctcctcaaagcctcagctgggggagaggaaccaatcagaacagtgatgactaagggagtggctggcattgggaaaacagtcttaacacagaagttcactctggactgggctgaagacaaagaccaccagaacatacagttcacatttccatttaccttcagagagctgaatgtgctgagagagaagaagttcagcttggtgggacttgttcatcacttcttcagtgaaaccagagcagcaggaatctgcaggtttgaagagttccaggttgtgttcatctttgacggcctggatgagtgtcgacttcctctggacttccacaacaacgAGAACCTGACTAATGTCACAGAGatctcctcagtggatgtgctcctcacaaacctcatcagggggaagctgcttccctctgctcgcctctggatcaccacacgacctgcagcagccaatcagatccctcctgagtgtgtcggcatggtgacagaggtcagagggttcactgacccccagaaggaggagtacttcaggaagaggttcagagataagAAGCAGGCCAgtaggatcatctctcacatcaagacctcgcgaagcctccacatcatgtgccacatcccagtcttctgctggatcactgctacagttctggaggagttgaagaccagagagggaggagagctgcccaagaccctgactgagatgtacatccacttcctggtggttcagtccaaagtgaagaaggtcaagtacgatggaggagctgagatggatcctcactggagtccagagagcaggaagattatcgagtctctgggaaaactggcctttgatcagctgcagaaaggcaacctgatcttctatgaatccgacctgacagagtctggcatcgatatcagagcagcctctgtgtactcaggagtgttcactcagatcttcagagaggagagaggactgtaccaggacaaggtgttctgcttcgtccatctgagtgttcaggagtttctggctgctcttcatgtccatctgaccttcttcagctctggtgtcaatctgctgtcagacgaacaaacaacctccctggaGTCTAAACGCTCTAAACCCAATCCTGagccaaagcgtctctaccagagtgctgtggacaaggccttactgAGTCCtgatggacacctggacttgttcctccgcttcctcctgggtctttccctggagaccaatcagactctcctacaaggtctgctgacacagacaggacgtggctcacagaccaatcagagaacagtccagtacatcaaggagaagatcagtgagaaggtgtctccagagaaaagcatcaatctgttccactgtctgaatgaactgaatgatgcttCTCTAGTgaaggagatccaacagtcccttagttcAGGACATCTCTCCtcagataaactgtctcctgctcagtggtcaactctggtcttcatcttactgtcatcagaagaacatctggaggtgtttgatctgaagaaatactctgcttcagaggaggctcttctgaggctgctgccagtgatcaaagcctccaacaaagctctgtaagtacagagagtttGATTCATACATcatgacttaaacatgctgccataTTTTCTACTTGTTCAGATTTTCTTTattgttgtttcatttctcatttacacttactttgttctctctctctctcttatttgtCTTTAAAACAAGTCAGATAAAggataatttatttaagttttaacctatttaacaacatattacctacacaaaaataaataaattaactaacGGCCGCAGAGctctcgctcgcacacacgcactcgcactctctctctgcgcaaagtagtttaaatgaacgacaacaataaaaaaatgcagagtgctgatcaagagttttgtccaAGCAGTTTATggtcgcgattcttgtcccacatACGTCAGGcgtcattcagtgattgaaactgaaggatttacagtaccgacattgaatgCTGCAAGCGAGCTGTGCTGAAAACACAGAACTTTTCAtaggcatgaaacggcaaataatcaaagcagtgcatgaagctgttggaGCCATCTAGTCTCTTTTATTCATGCAGTATATAGTCAGTAGTCAGGCGCGCACCACCCGCTAAGCAGTCGTGCcgcgtttaaaaaaatatatatatacataaattcaaaatagaatattcgttgacagccctaatattgATACTACAGTACGTCAAGCAAATTAACTGAATTCTTCCTCTTGTTTAAAGACgaactaaaacaaacaacatccaTTTCTGACCTTGATAATATTATTTCTGTGTGCATGATAttgaatcaaatatgtatttttaaaattccatttttttttgtttattgcaatATAATGTTACAAATAGAAGTATTAGAGACTAATCATAGAGTTATCAGTAATGCTATCAGATAGTTGATATACATTACTGGGTGGGGACTGGAAACTCTCAGGTCGGGTTAAGTTAGGTTAGAGACACATTTcaatcattgaagacaaactatcAGCTCATAGTCTTTTTCACTAGCAAATGAACCTCAAATATGGAACCAGCGAAACTAATGTCAGAGACAAAACTCGGGACGAAAAGGCCTTTTTGTGAAtttatgtttgtgtttcatAACATGACAAGAACCttggagacaagacaaacttATTACACAGTAGTTAAAAagataaactgtgtttgaaacagaatgttttcataataaaacatcCCAGGTTCATTCTGTTGTCCCTCTTATTTAGGCTTTGTGATGTCATGTTTGatataattaataaattaaaaggGTACAAGCAGAGGTGGGAAAGACACTTTAATATGTGTTTCTACAGTGACGATCTTCTGACAGTTTGATAGTTGTTTATTTCTGATTCAgaacataaaaacatgaaatatgaagATGAATTTCTCATTTACACTCACTTGgttttgtcttcatctttctttaTAAAAAGTcagagaaagcagagagaagcctaACTTTGTATTTGACTCCTGTATTTGTAAACAGTAGAGCAAATTAACTGATATTTTTCATCTTGTTTAAAGTAGAACTAAAGCCCTTGTAAACACTTTACTGAACATATTTTGCTTCGTTCTTGCTGATTTTATTGCGGTCCAAACTCACCATCAAACAGGATTTAATTTTACCACAAATGTTGTCTTTTCAGACTGGacggctgtaacctctcagagagaagctgtgacgctctgtcctcagtcctcagctctcagtcctctagtctgagggagctggatctgagtaacaacgacctgcaggattcagaagtgaagctgctgtctgctggactgaagagtcctCACTGtcacctggagactctcaggtcaggattcaatcaatgtccacttggtgtctttatttacatcaataacacatttctgaccttcataCTATTATTTCCGATTGCATGATTtacatcaaatatgtattttctaaatatttctaTAAACTTGTTGCAAAGATTAATTTCATTATGATGTTACAAATAGACCTATTGGAGACTAATCAAGTTATCAATAATGTTATCAGATTGTTGATTTACCTTATTGGGTGTTgggttgtgactggaaaccagtcagtaacaatgttaatgtgacccctatGTAGCAGACCGTATCTCAGTCCTGCAatgaccttctagtcctcacagctctcagattgtgtgacgtgtgttatgttgtgtgtttgcaggctgtcaggctgtcagatcacagaggaaggctgtgcttctctggcctcagctctgagctccaaggCTTCCCATCTGAgcgagctggacctgagctacaatcatctaGTCGAcccaggagtgaagctgctatctgctggactggaggatccacaATGCAGACTGGaaactctcaggtcagattcatttattttgtctttaatgATTTAGATGTGTCAAACTATCAGCTCCATGCAGTGTAAAATGGATCTCTCTTTCTGAATCTGTGAATTAGTTCAACAagatttcatattttataaaCATCTTTTTCACTAGCAAATGAACCTCAAATATGGAACCAGCGAAACTAATGTCAGAGACAAAACTCGGGACGAAAAGGCCTTTTTTGTGAAtttatgtttgtgtttcatAACATGACAAGAACCttggagacaagacaaacttATTACACAGTAGTTAAAAagataaactgtgtttgaaacagaatgttttcataaaaaaacatcCCAGGTTCATTCTGTTGTCCCTCTTATTTAGGCTTTGTGATGTCATGTTTGatataattaataaatgaaaaggtGACAAGCAGAGGCGGGAAAGACACTTTAATATGTGTTTCTACAGTGACAATCTTCTGACAGTTTGATAGTTGTTTATTTCTGATTCAGAacataaaaaacatgaaatgtgaAGATGAATTTCTCATTTACACTCACTTGGTTCtgtcttcatctttctttaaaaaaagtcagAGAAAGCAGAGGGAAGCCTAACTTTGTATTTGACtcaaataaacaacattaaataTCTCTGCCTCATGCAGATATTGATACTACAGTGCTTCCTGTAAACAGTAGAGCAAATTAACTGATATTTTTCATCTTGTTTAAAGTAGAACCAAAACCCTTGTAAACACTTTAACTGAACACATTTTGCTTCGTTCTTGCTGATTTTATTGCGGTCCAAACTCACCATCAAACAGGATTTAATTTTACCACAaatgttgtctcttcagactgagtggctgtaacctctcagagagaagctgtgaagctctgtcctcagtcctcagctctcagtcctctagtctgagggagctggatctgagtaacaacgacctgcaggattcagaagtgaagctgctgtctgctggactgaagagtcctCACTGtcacctggagactctcaggtcaggagtctttatttaattcaatgGTACACGTCTGACCTTCATAATATTAtttctgcttccatgatttaCATCAAATATGTCTTTTCTAAATATTTCCATAAACGTTTTGTAAAGATTAATTTCATTGTGATGTTACAAATAGAACTATTGGAgattaatcaggaatcaggaaacatttattagccaaaatatgtcaaacatacaaggaatttgtcttagcggttagtgcgcgacagtagacagacaagacaacagtgcacaagtaataaaataaagtagaatgaaatgctaatgcaatgggttagtagaataaggctaaggctatgggttagtataaaacaagggagtaaagttaaaaaaatttaaatattaaaaagttaaaaagaaaaatattaagcataaagtgcaccaacgaacaagtaacagacaagagacaaagtgacgagtgaagacaaagtgatgaattgcagttaaagtgacatgtgcagtgtgaagggagtgaccggtggaatgttatagtcagtcagtggcggaccgggctctgttgatgagcccgactgccgacgggaagaaactgttgtggcgggaggtcttagtcctgatggacctcagcctcctgccagatggaaggggcacaaacagtttttgtccggggtgggaggggtcggccgccaTCTTTTTGGCTCGCTTCAGaaacctggaagcgaacaagtcctgcagggacgccagattgcagccgatcaccctctctgcagagcggacgaccccctgcagcctgccctcgtccttggctgtggctgcagcttaccagacggtgatggaggagcagaggatggactcgatgatggccgtgtagaagtggactatcatcgtctttggcaggttgaatttctgcagctgcctcaggaagaacaacctctgctgagccttcttggtgatggagctgatgttcagctcccacttgaggtcctgggtgatgatggagtccaggaaacggaaggaatccacaatagtgacgggggagtcacacagagtgatgggggagggtggggctctgttccgccggaaatccacaaccatctccactgtctttaaagcgtcgagctccaggttgttctggctgcaccacgacaccagatggtcagactcccacctgtaggcggactcgtccccaccagagattagtccaatgagggtggtgtcatccgcaaacttcaggatcttgacggactggtggctggaggtgcagctgttgatgtacagggagaagagcagaggggaaagaacgcagccttggggggaaccggtgctaatggtccgagaggctgagacatgtttccccagcttcacgtgctgcttcctgtcagacaggaagtctgtgatccacttgcaggtggagtcgggcacgtgcagctgggagagtttgtcctgcagcagagacgggatgatggtgttgaaagcagagctgaagtccacaaacaggatcctggcgtaggttcctggggagtccagatgctggaggatgt
This Gasterosteus aculeatus chromosome 8, fGasAcu3.hap1.1, whole genome shotgun sequence DNA region includes the following protein-coding sequences:
- the LOC144411370 gene encoding uncharacterized protein LOC144411370 isoform X3 — protein: MNQAEDPEDGVRPSEAPLCGEHDSQTTAQRTHQTPGLGAGYGPDPEPTCVSMRSDQSKGAGIDFKDGRRSYDPEEDQKSSEVPSGPSAPGRMKQEELAERLQSRLLPADCQRELKSNLKKKFQCVFEGIAKAGNPTLLNEIYTELYITEGGTAEVNQEHEVRQIETASRRPARPETTIRLEDLLKASAGGEEPIRTVMTKGVAGIGKTVLTQKFTLDWAEDKDHQNIQFTFPFTFRELNVLREKKFSLVGLVHHFFSETRAAGICRFEEFQVVFIFDGLDECRLPLDFHNNENLTNVTEISSVDVLLTNLIRGKLLPSARLWITTRPAAANQIPPECVGMVTEVRGFTDPQKEEYFRKRFRDKKQASRIISHIKTSRSLHIMCHIPVFCWITATVLEELKTREGGELPKTLTEMYIHFLVVQSKVKKVKYDGGAEMDPHWSPESRKIIESLGKLAFDQLQKGNLIFYESDLTESGIDIRAASVYSGVFTQIFREERGLYQDKVFCFVHLSVQEFLAALHVHLTFFSSGVNLLSDEQTTSLESKRSKPNPEPKRLYQSAVDKALLSPDGHLDLFLRFLLGLSLETNQTLLQGLLTQTGRGSQTNQRTVQYIKEKISEKVSPEKSINLFHCLNELNDASLVKEIQQSLSSGHLSSDKLSPAQWSTLVFILLSSEEHLEVFDLKKYSASEEALLRLLPVIKASNKALLDGCNLSERSCDALSSVLSSQSSSLRELDLSNNDLQDSEVKLLSAGLKSPHCHLETLRLSGCQITEEGCASLASALSSKASHLSELDLSYNHLVDPGVKLLSAGLEDPQCRLETLRLSGCLITEEGCASLASALSSKASHLRELDLSNNRPGESGVKLLSAGLEDPRWRLETLRLSGCNLSERSCEALSSVLSSQSSSLSDLDLSNNNLQDSGVKLLSAGLESPHCHLETLRLSGCLITEEGCASLASALSSNPSHLRELDLSYNHPGDSGVKLLSAGLEDPQWRLETLRVEPDGVRWLRPGLRKYSCELTIDTNTVNRELKLSDNNRKVTRVEEDQSYPDHPDRFDYWPQLLCRTGLTGRCYWEVEWRERVHVSVSYRGIRRRGDSRDSLFGWNDQSWCLICSDEGYFVRHNATETYTSSSSSSSSGRVAVYVDCPAGSLSFYTVSSDTLIHLHTFSTTFTEPLYPGFWSSSGSSVSLCSLEEGESPPGGEPSSLSHS
- the LOC144411370 gene encoding protein NLRC3-like isoform X6, which gives rise to MNQAEDPEDGVRPSEAPLCGEHDSQTTAQRTHQTPGLGAGYGPDPEPTCVSMRSDQSKGAGIDFKDGRRSYDPEEDQKSSEVPSGPSAPGRMKQEELAERLQSRLLPADCQRELKSNLKKKFQCVFEGIAKAGNPTLLNEIYTELYITEGGTAEVNQEHEVRQIETASRRPARPETTIRLEDLLKASAGGEEPIRTVMTKGVAGIGKTVLTQKFTLDWAEDKDHQNIQFTFPFTFRELNVLREKKFSLVGLVHHFFSETRAAGICRFEEFQVVFIFDGLDECRLPLDFHNNENLTNVTEISSVDVLLTNLIRGKLLPSARLWITTRPAAANQIPPECVGMVTEVRGFTDPQKEEYFRKRFRDKKQASRIISHIKTSRSLHIMCHIPVFCWITATVLEELKTREGGELPKTLTEMYIHFLVVQSKVKKVKYDGGAEMDPHWSPESRKIIESLGKLAFDQLQKGNLIFYESDLTESGIDIRAASVYSGVFTQIFREERGLYQDKVFCFVHLSVQEFLAALHVHLTFFSSGVNLLSDEQTTSLESKRSKPNPEPKRLYQSAVDKALLSPDGHLDLFLRFLLGLSLETNQTLLQGLLTQTGRGSQTNQRTVQYIKEKISEKVSPEKSINLFHCLNELNDASLVKEIQQSLSSGHLSSDKLSPAQWSTLVFILLSSEEHLEVFDLKKYSASEEALLRLLPVIKASNKALLDGCNLSERSCDALSSVLSSQSSSLRELDLSNNDLQDSEVKLLSAGLKSPHCHLETLRLSGCQITEEGCASLASALSSKASHLSELDLSYNHLVDPGVKLLSAGLEDPQCRLETLRVEPDGVRWLRPGLRKYSCELTIDTNTVNRELKLSDNNRKVTRVEEDQSYPDHPDRFDYWPQLLCRTGLTGRCYWEVEWRERVHVSVSYRGIRRRGDSRDSLFGWNDQSWCLICSDEGYFVRHNATETYTSSSSSSSSGRVAVYVDCPAGSLSFYTVSSDTLIHLHTFSTTFTEPLYPGFWSSSGSSVSLCSLEEGESPPGGEPSSLSHS